DNA from Leptospira mayottensis 200901116:
GATTTTAAGTCGAAGTTTGTTCTAAACTCATTTTACTTAAGAAAATTGTATACGGCTCTTGTTTTTAATGTCTGCTTAAAAAATACTCTGAAATTCTGAATCTCTAATTGATAGTATACTGAGAGTGGTCCAACAATGAATAATAGAGTTAAATAATTTACTAGTTGTTAGCTTCTCCTGTTCTGAAACTTTTGTCTTTGACTGATATAGAGCTGTTGGATATAGAAGCATAATTGATTTTGTTTGAAGCTACTAATGAATGATTGGAATTGTACGGTATAAATGTCTCAAGAGGTAAATCGAAAAAATAAAAATAAATTTCTAGGACAGTTTTTTACGCCCGAAAGGGTTGCCGGTTTCCTGGTAGATTGGATTTTGGGGGCTGAGCGTATCGCCTCCCAAGAAGGCTTGAAACGTATACTGGATCCAGCGATTGGAAACGGAATATTTTTTGAAAGTGTTCTTGATAAACTTCCTAATCTCGATGCTGAATGGGTTGGCTTTGACTTGGATACACAATGCCTGAGTGCTAGTCGTAGTGCACTTGAAAATAGGATCTCGAAAACTAGTATACTTAGTTTTTACGATCGCGATTTTCTGTTACAGAAAGAGAGTCAAAAATTTGATGCCATACTATGTAATCCTCCGTATCGAAAGATCAGCGATAAAAATTACTCCAGAGAATTGATTCAGCAATTCGAAGGAAAATCGGATAGAAAACTTCCGGGAACGGCAAACCTTTATGTTTTCTTTTTATTGAAATGTTTAAATCTAATCAATGTAGGAGGTCGGGCGGCCTTTCTCGTTCCGCAAGATTTTTTCAATTCCGGTTACGGAGTATTTATCAAGTCCGCATTACAAGAATCTGGTTTGTTACATTCCTTGTTTCTTTTTTCCCCTCAAGACAGTCTTTTCGACGAAGCGATTACAAGTTCTTGTATTCTTCTATTAGAAAATTCTGAAAAAGAAAAAAAGTCGGGATTTTATTGGACGAGGCTCAAACCTGGATTTTTTTCCGATACATCCAAACTCCCTCTAAGTTCTGTCGAGTCGATTCAGACGGATTGGATTTCCTTTCCCGATCCGGAGGAAAAGTGGAGTCCTATCTTTCATCGACTCGAAAAGAAAACTTATACCGGCGAAAAAAAGGTGGATTTTGAAAGAAAAAAATTCAACCATTTCGTCCCGTTGACGGAGTTCGGAAAATTTACGAGAGGAATTGCAACCGGGGATAATAATTTCTTTCTGTTTACGAAAGAAATGGTGGAGGCTTCCGGAATTCCCGAAAAACATTTTAAGACTTGTATTCCAAAATCTCAATATGCAAGAAATAGAATATTTTTGCATTCCGATTGGGAAGAGTTGAGTCGAAAAGGCGCTAAGGTCTGGTTGTTGGACGTGAAGTTGGAATTCGATCCGAAGGATTCTCTCGCGTTGCAGAATCATTTACAATCTGGAATTACGAGAGGGGTTCATAAGAGGTTTCTTCCTTCCAGAAGAAAAAACTGGTACACGCAGGAATCTAAATCTGCATGTCCGATTCTTGCTTCCAGCTTTCATCGGATCGAGATCCGGATTGTCAGGAATTTTAGCAATGTCGTTCACCTGACTTGTTTTCACGGATTCAATCCGGCTTTCAATATGGAAGAATGGGTGGATGCACTTTATGCTTATCTTATCTCTTCGGTTTCTAAAAAAGATTTGGAAGCCAGAAGAAGAGAGTATGCAAGAGGTCTTTGGAAGGCCGAGCCGGGAGATCTCAATTCTCTTTGGGTTCCCGATTTCAGAAGACTTGATTCTCAAATACAAAAAGAATTACAGATTTTGGTTTCCGATTTGAAACAAGCCCGTTTTTCTTCCGAAAAGGAAAATTACATTTTGCATAGAATTGACTCCATTTTTAAGGAAGGGTTGATCTGATCCACTTGTGGAAGAAATCAAAATACACATATCTGGATTGACTCCTGCACGGTTCAAGGGGCGTCGATTATTTATCTATGACTCTTTGAATTAACGTTTAGGATAAGTTCAAAAGTCAGGCCTTAAAACTTTAAGCAAAATCAGTTATAATTATTCGGTAAATTTGTAATAGAGATGTAGTTCTCACAGGTTAGGTCAACTTTGGTAGTTTATGAACTTTTATTATTGTAAATTCCCGTGGGAGTTTCTGCATCAAGTTCTAAATAGAATTTCAAATCCTTTTGTTTTGAGGGTTATACTTCTCTACTGAATTTTTTGCGGGTTTGTTCAAGTCTTTTTTTAATAGAATCTCGTCCGTTCGTTCAAATTATCATTTCGTAAAAAACGATACTAGTTTGGCTTTTTTTCTACTTGCGTAAACCAAATGACCTCGCGATGGTAACGGTCATGCAGAACGTATTACTTCAGCCGGAAAAGGGAATCTTTATGGATTCCGTGACTTCCACAAACTCGGTCATCAAAAGTCAGGAGTTCCCGCACGGAACTTGGATCGTAGCGGAGGAGCAGACCGCTGGAAGAGGAAGAAAGGATCGAACTTGGGAAGTGTTTGGTGAAGAATCTTTGATTTTTTCCGGGAAAATCGGTCTGGAAAATTTCGACGGAGGACCGGGACTTTCACTTTTTATAGGCACCGCAGTTTGTAAGGCGATTCTTTCCGTGTACCCGGAACTCACTCGGGAAATCAAAATCAAATGGCCGAATGATTTATATCGAGGTAACAAAAAGGTTGCAGGAATTCTAATAGAGACTGAAGTCGAAGGTTCTTCCGCTACTTTGATTGTAGGAATCGGAATGAACTTGTATGGAAAAAAAGAATCGATTCCAGCTCATCTTACGGACGCGGGTTATTTGAATACAAATCCGAATCGAGCGGGTAAAAAAAACGAGATCGTGGAAAAGTTGATACCATTTTTGAACGAAGCGATACTTCTTTGGAAGGATACGGAAGGAAGAAAAAAGGAACTTATTTTGTTAAACGAACTCCTTCTTTGGAAAGGACAATCCGTCAGTTACACCGAAAATGGGCAGTTACAAACTGGAGTATTGGAGGGACTCAGTGAAAATGGTTCCTTAATCCTAAAAACTCCTTCTGGGACTAAGTTGGATTTTATGGACAGCCCGGAAGACTTCCACTCCTTAAACTAAAATGCTTCTAGTAGTCGATGTTGGTAATACGAATACTGTCTTTGGGATTTTCGAAAACGGAAAAAACGTTCCCCTGTTTCATAAACGAACCGTAACCAGAAAAGACAGGACATCCGATG
Protein-coding regions in this window:
- a CDS encoding biotin--[acetyl-CoA-carboxylase] ligase — protein: MQNVLLQPEKGIFMDSVTSTNSVIKSQEFPHGTWIVAEEQTAGRGRKDRTWEVFGEESLIFSGKIGLENFDGGPGLSLFIGTAVCKAILSVYPELTREIKIKWPNDLYRGNKKVAGILIETEVEGSSATLIVGIGMNLYGKKESIPAHLTDAGYLNTNPNRAGKKNEIVEKLIPFLNEAILLWKDTEGRKKELILLNELLLWKGQSVSYTENGQLQTGVLEGLSENGSLILKTPSGTKLDFMDSPEDFHSLN
- a CDS encoding N-6 DNA methylase translates to MSQEVNRKNKNKFLGQFFTPERVAGFLVDWILGAERIASQEGLKRILDPAIGNGIFFESVLDKLPNLDAEWVGFDLDTQCLSASRSALENRISKTSILSFYDRDFLLQKESQKFDAILCNPPYRKISDKNYSRELIQQFEGKSDRKLPGTANLYVFFLLKCLNLINVGGRAAFLVPQDFFNSGYGVFIKSALQESGLLHSLFLFSPQDSLFDEAITSSCILLLENSEKEKKSGFYWTRLKPGFFSDTSKLPLSSVESIQTDWISFPDPEEKWSPIFHRLEKKTYTGEKKVDFERKKFNHFVPLTEFGKFTRGIATGDNNFFLFTKEMVEASGIPEKHFKTCIPKSQYARNRIFLHSDWEELSRKGAKVWLLDVKLEFDPKDSLALQNHLQSGITRGVHKRFLPSRRKNWYTQESKSACPILASSFHRIEIRIVRNFSNVVHLTCFHGFNPAFNMEEWVDALYAYLISSVSKKDLEARRREYARGLWKAEPGDLNSLWVPDFRRLDSQIQKELQILVSDLKQARFSSEKENYILHRIDSIFKEGLI